One genomic segment of Capricornis sumatraensis isolate serow.1 chromosome X, serow.2, whole genome shotgun sequence includes these proteins:
- the CCDC160 gene encoding coiled-coil domain-containing protein 160, with protein MDARRKHWKEKKFAPLFSAQDSLDEAAQLESSSEQMTSDKAKRMERIFNLFSRKFLEEKKFKRKEFISQPNENEQESNLIERKINISKTEADTKSVSCESSNLDIATEESFNSTEELPTWGTKELSTPPQKDKKKKFTEGMSPKLRLNLLNEELEVLDLKCRKIEEEFESAEKELLNSKKEVSTKPLNFQEPGVETSKKDWELQALRNDLSEKATNVKNLTEELQQAKEVIHKLSLENKDLKEAVRKLKRQTEVENAFLKEEMKLYYELEMEKIHGELNAIKNELRTEKSLQARNNRALELLRKHFASVTPSGTSDNFMGDFF; from the coding sequence ATGGATGCTAGGAGAAAACACTGGAAGGAGAAAAAGTTTGCTCCTCTTTTCAGTGCACAGGATAGTCTAGACGAAGCTGCTCAGCTTGAATCTTCTTCTGAACAAATGACTTCAGATAAGGCCAAGAGAATGGAAAGAATATTTAATTTGTTTAGTAGAAAGtttctagaagaaaagaaatttaaaaggaaagaatttaTTTCCCAACCAAATGAAAATGAGCAAGAATCAAATTTAatagagagaaagataaacatttcAAAGACTGAGGCAGACACAAAGTCTGTCTCCTGTGAATCATCTAATTTGGACATTGCAACTGAAGAAAGCTTTAATAGCACAGAAGAGCTTCCTACCTGGGGTACAAAGGAGTTATCAACTCCACcacagaaagacaagaaaaagaaattcactgaAGGAATGTCTCCAAAACTTCGCCTGAATCTTTTGAATGAAGAGCTGGAAGTGCTTGATTTGAAATGcagaaaaattgaagaggaatttGAAAGTGCAGAAAAAGAACTTTTGAACTCCAAAAAAGAAGTATCCACAAAACCCCTAAATTTTCAAGAACCAGGGGTGGAAACTTCCAAGAAAGACTGGGAGCTTCAAGCTTTAAGAAATGACCTCTCTGAAAAAGCAACAAATGTTAAAAACTTAACTGAAGAGCTCCAGCAAGCCAAAGAGGTCATCCACAAGTTGAGCCTTGAGAACAAGGATTTAAAAGAAGCTGTTAGGAAATTAAAGCGGCAGACTGAGGTTGAAAATGCATtcctaaaagaagaaatgaaattgtattatgaattagaaatggaaaaaatccACGGGGAGCTCAATGCCATCAAGAATGAACTGAGAACAGAGAAGTCCCTACAAGCAAGAAATAACAGAGCCCTGGAGTTGCTTAGAAAACACTTTGCTTCTGTAACACCGTCAGGTACCTCTGACAACTTTATGGgggatttcttttaa